In Candidatus Methanoperedens sp., the following proteins share a genomic window:
- a CDS encoding heterodisulfide reductase-related iron-sulfur binding cluster, protein MPEYTLFLGCIIPARFPFMEKSTRLVLSRLGCVLHDLPGATCCPTKSIVKPLGDMAWYVTAARNLALAEKAGHDLLIPCNGCYSTLKSVEVELRVNPLLREQVNNILSSADLEYKGTIEVKHLVEVLHDEIGIPKIKQHIIKPFDGMKIAAHAGCHMLRPSSSIFFDDPNKPKKFDALIEALGAKSIEYETKMLCCGGNLNAADEPDEATALARMKLLEVTKKADAISLTCPSCFMQYDSRQYLMQKSGEKLHVPVLYYPELVGLAMGFTPDELGMDMHRIDAAEFLSKWDSRYKYLKTLKEVFDLPSIRKCYECGACVNDCPVVKITPEFNPNEIIGRLLSGELEAVIDSHNIWRCVDCYTCYELCPQKMGMNKVFDKLKQLALEKGKGPKGFAASIEMFRKEGRLGEPTSVRKKLKLPEPPKSGGEELKKLLLIVKGEENEV, encoded by the coding sequence ATGCCAGAATATACGTTATTCTTAGGTTGCATCATCCCGGCACGTTTTCCTTTCATGGAAAAGTCAACACGGCTCGTTTTATCCAGGCTCGGCTGTGTTCTGCACGACCTTCCCGGCGCGACCTGCTGCCCCACAAAAAGCATAGTCAAGCCACTGGGAGACATGGCATGGTACGTCACAGCAGCCAGAAACCTCGCCCTTGCGGAAAAAGCCGGGCACGATTTACTCATTCCATGCAACGGATGCTACAGCACATTGAAATCCGTGGAGGTTGAACTGCGGGTAAATCCCCTTCTTCGCGAGCAGGTGAATAACATACTATCATCTGCTGATCTGGAATATAAGGGAACCATAGAGGTAAAGCATCTTGTTGAAGTACTGCATGATGAAATAGGCATCCCTAAAATAAAACAGCACATCATCAAGCCATTTGACGGCATGAAAATCGCAGCGCATGCAGGCTGCCACATGCTCCGCCCAAGCTCTTCCATATTCTTTGACGACCCGAATAAACCAAAAAAGTTCGATGCATTGATAGAAGCCCTTGGAGCAAAGAGCATAGAATATGAGACCAAGATGTTATGCTGCGGCGGGAATCTGAATGCCGCTGACGAACCCGATGAAGCCACAGCCCTTGCACGCATGAAATTACTTGAGGTCACAAAAAAAGCAGATGCCATTTCGCTCACCTGCCCCTCGTGCTTCATGCAGTACGATTCCAGGCAATACCTGATGCAGAAAAGCGGAGAAAAACTCCATGTGCCCGTGCTCTACTACCCCGAATTAGTTGGTCTTGCCATGGGCTTCACGCCTGACGAGCTCGGGATGGACATGCACAGGATAGACGCCGCAGAGTTCCTGTCCAAGTGGGATTCAAGATACAAATATCTAAAAACGCTCAAAGAGGTATTTGACCTGCCCTCTATTCGCAAATGCTACGAGTGCGGAGCATGCGTTAACGATTGTCCTGTTGTGAAGATAACCCCTGAATTCAATCCCAATGAGATTATAGGCAGGTTGCTGTCTGGAGAGCTTGAGGCTGTAATCGACTCCCACAATATATGGCGGTGTGTGGATTGCTATACCTGCTATGAACTCTGCCCGCAGAAAATGGGAATGAACAAGGTATTTGATAAGCTAAAGCAACTGGCGCTTGAAAAAGGAAAGGGGCCGAAAGGCTTTGCCGCAAGTATCGAGATGTTCAGGAAGGAAGGGAGACTGGGCGAGCCCACATCTGTTAGAAAGAAACTGAAACTTCCTGAGCCTCCAAAGAGCGGGGGAGAGGAATTAAAAAAATTATTGCTAATAGTAAAAGGAGAAGAAAATGAAGTGTGA
- a CDS encoding glutamine amidotransferase family protein, which produces MKCDNLMNSREINPYRRVHQKIPSGCAISGLMSEEGRRIGGSVILKSIACMHDRSNGLGGGFAAYGIYPKRKHQYAFHMMYDNMAAKEATEEFFKDVFNVDTDEPIPTHKEDGVSNPPILWRYFLEVPENKLEFLSERDYVMKIVMRINSEIEGAFVASSGKNMGAFKGVGYPENIGKFYKLEDYSAYIWTAHGRFPTNTPGWWGGAHPFTLLDWSVVHNGEISSYGINKRYLEMFGYKLELRTDTEVIAYLFDLLVRRHKLPIEKAVTALASPFWKDIDRMEPEQKKISTAIRQVYGSTLLNGPFSIILGHSNGMIGLNDRIKLRPMTAARKDDMLYMASEESAIREIAPDLDEVWSPRAGTAVIGTLKTEVE; this is translated from the coding sequence ATGAAGTGTGATAATTTGATGAACTCGAGGGAAATCAATCCATATAGACGCGTTCATCAAAAAATACCATCCGGGTGTGCGATTTCCGGACTGATGAGTGAAGAAGGCAGACGCATTGGCGGCAGTGTGATACTAAAATCCATCGCCTGCATGCACGACCGCTCAAACGGGCTTGGAGGAGGTTTCGCGGCCTATGGTATTTATCCGAAACGAAAACATCAGTATGCTTTCCACATGATGTACGATAACATGGCAGCAAAAGAGGCCACTGAAGAATTCTTCAAGGATGTCTTCAACGTTGATACGGATGAACCCATTCCCACACACAAGGAGGACGGGGTATCAAATCCCCCTATACTCTGGAGATACTTCCTTGAGGTGCCTGAGAACAAGCTTGAGTTCCTCTCAGAACGGGATTATGTCATGAAGATCGTCATGAGGATAAACTCAGAGATAGAAGGTGCATTTGTGGCATCAAGCGGAAAGAACATGGGTGCCTTCAAAGGCGTGGGATACCCCGAAAATATCGGCAAGTTCTATAAACTGGAGGATTACAGCGCGTATATCTGGACAGCCCACGGCAGGTTCCCCACCAATACGCCCGGCTGGTGGGGAGGGGCTCATCCATTTACGCTCCTTGACTGGTCTGTGGTGCACAATGGCGAGATTTCATCGTATGGAATTAACAAGCGCTACCTTGAGATGTTCGGGTACAAGCTTGAACTGCGGACTGATACCGAAGTTATTGCATATCTTTTTGACCTGCTTGTGAGAAGGCATAAGCTTCCGATAGAAAAAGCTGTTACGGCACTTGCCTCGCCGTTCTGGAAAGACATAGACCGCATGGAGCCTGAGCAAAAAAAAATTTCCACAGCAATCAGGCAGGTATATGGAAGTACGCTTTTAAATGGCCCATTCAGCATAATCCTCGGTCACAGCAACGGCATGATAGGCTTAAACGACAGGATAAAACTTCGCCCCATGACTGCAGCACGAAAGGACGACATGCTCTACATGGCATCCGAAGAATCGGCAATACGGGAAATCGCTCCCGACCTTGATGAGGTGTGGAGCCCGAGGGCAGGCACGGCTGTGATTGGCACCCTGAAAACGGAGGTGGAATGA
- the gpmI gene encoding 2,3-bisphosphoglycerate-independent phosphoglycerate mutase translates to MNLRTKSRRITYQEGENDEFVTPTVVVDGNGKPQGSIRSGDAVIFANFRADRARQLTRALADPRFAEFERKDPPALLGFVTMTEYDATFPYPVVFPPENLTQTLGEHYSRLGYRQLRIAETEKYAHVTYFFSGGREKPFENEERILIPSPRDVPTYDHKPEMSAIPLTDAVLSQIDSSRFDLIILNYANLDMVGHTGVIPAAIKACETVDKQLGRVIAALSRIGGNAIITADHGNAECMIDPETGGPHTAHTSNKVPCIIVGDSARGRPIRTEGILADVAPTILKLAGLPLPQEMTGESLLGD, encoded by the coding sequence TTGAATTTAAGGACAAAGTCACGCCGAATCACCTACCAGGAGGGTGAGAATGACGAGTTCGTAACCCCTACCGTCGTTGTCGATGGAAACGGGAAGCCCCAAGGATCCATCCGGAGTGGTGATGCGGTTATCTTTGCGAATTTCCGCGCGGACCGAGCACGGCAACTCACCCGGGCATTGGCCGATCCACGCTTTGCGGAATTTGAGCGGAAAGACCCACCTGCTCTACTCGGCTTTGTCACCATGACCGAATATGATGCCACATTTCCCTACCCGGTAGTCTTTCCTCCCGAAAACCTCACCCAAACGCTGGGCGAACACTACTCGCGTCTCGGGTACCGACAGCTGCGGATTGCCGAAACGGAAAAGTACGCCCACGTCACCTATTTTTTCAGCGGCGGCCGTGAGAAACCTTTCGAGAACGAGGAAAGGATCCTCATTCCATCTCCAAGAGATGTGCCCACTTATGACCACAAGCCGGAGATGAGTGCGATTCCTTTGACCGATGCCGTTCTCTCTCAGATCGACTCTTCTCGTTTCGACCTGATCATCCTCAATTATGCAAATCTGGATATGGTGGGCCACACCGGGGTTATTCCGGCTGCAATTAAGGCGTGTGAGACCGTGGACAAACAACTCGGCAGAGTTATCGCAGCGCTCTCCCGGATTGGCGGAAACGCTATCATCACCGCCGATCACGGCAATGCCGAGTGTATGATTGATCCCGAAACCGGAGGGCCCCACACAGCACACACGTCCAACAAGGTCCCCTGTATCATCGTCGGCGATTCTGCACGGGGCCGACCGATCAGGACGGAAGGAATCCTTGCCGATGTTGCTCCCACCATCCTCAAGCTCGCAGGCCTCCCATTGCCCCAGGAAATGACAGGCGAATCTTTGCTGGGAGACTGA